AACAAAAAACCAAGTTGAAGCCATGAATGGGTCAATCAATGTACATAGTACTGTAAATAAGGGAACAACTTTTATAATAACATTTGAAAAAGCATAAATCGATGATAGAATACGTAGAGAAAGCCTGTGTGATAGATGACGACCCGATTTCTGTATTTGGTTTAAAAAAGGTCTTACGAAAAACAAATTTATGTAAAGACATCATCGTGTACCAAAACGGTTTTGAAGCTATTACTAGTCTAAAAGAATTACTGGAGATAAAAAAAAATCTACCTCCAATTATCTTTCTAGATTTAAATATGCCAATTATGGATGGATGGGATTTTTTAGAAGATTTTATAAAAATACCAGAAACTGATAGAGAAAATGTGAAAATTTACATCATCAGTTCTTCTGTTGATCCTAGAGATTTATTAAAAGCAAAAAGCTATAGCGAAGTAAATAATTTCTTCGTAAAACCAATTACAACGACAGATATCCAGAAGGTTATTGATGAAATATCACAATAAAATAGAGTTATTTTAGTTATATAATTCTCAATATTTAACTTTTTATTAATTTCTTTTCTTAATTTCAATAATCACTTATTAAGTATTTTCTATGGGTTCTTTTTTTTCACAGATTAAAGTCAACGAATCTTTAATAAAAGATGCCCCAATTTCTATAGCTACTTTAGATCATAACTGCAATTTTTTGTCATTTTCTAAAAAGTTTTTAATTGAGCACAAAATCAGTACGAATACTATTACGGATGCCTATTTTTTTGATGTACTCCCAGATTTCCCTATAGCCTTTAAAGAAGTTCTTGACCGGTGTTTATTAGGTAATCCATGTCAAAATGAAGGCCACAAATACATCTTAGATAATGGTAAGAATATCTGGCTTAAATGGAAAATAAACCCCTGGACCAAAGAGGATGGAAGTGTAGGCGGTCTTGTTGTAGCTTTAGATAACATTACAGAAACTAAGAATATAGATGAGTTAATTAAAGAAGCACAAGAGGTTTCAAGAACTGGCGGTTGGCAGTTAAATCTATTGACATATAAAGCACAGTGGACCAAAATGGTAAACATTATTCACGAGATGCCCTTAGATTACGTTCCTGAAACTTTTGACGAATGCTTTGTTCATTTTAAAGAAGGCGAGGATAGAGAGTTAATTCTGAAAGCTACCCACGAAGCTATCGAAAATGGAACCCCTTGGGACGAAGAGGTTATCATGATAACGGGTACGGGTAAAGAATTATGGATAAGA
This genomic stretch from Cellulophaga algicola DSM 14237 harbors:
- a CDS encoding response regulator, producing MIEYVEKACVIDDDPISVFGLKKVLRKTNLCKDIIVYQNGFEAITSLKELLEIKKNLPPIIFLDLNMPIMDGWDFLEDFIKIPETDRENVKIYIISSSVDPRDLLKAKSYSEVNNFFVKPITTTDIQKVIDEISQ